A window of Xenopus laevis strain J_2021 chromosome 1L, Xenopus_laevis_v10.1, whole genome shotgun sequence genomic DNA:
AGCTGGTGAAAGATGCCATCTACTAACCTTACTGAATTTATTCTTCTTGGGCTTCCATACCGTCGCCGGATACAAACATGTGTCTTTGCTGTGTTTCTATGTGTTTACATTCTGTCGCTCTTTGGTAACCTAATTATTATAGCCATTACCTGCACATACCGCCAGCTCCAAACACCAATGTACTTTTTTCTCACAAGTTTGGCTTTCTTGGACATCCTTTTTATTTCTTCCACTGTCCCAAAACTGCTAAGTATTTTGGTGGGGGGAAATCAAGTTATATCGCTGTCTGGCTGCCTTATAcagttatatgtgtatatttctCTTGGTGGCACTGAGTTCTTCCTGCTGGCTGCCATGTCTATTGATCGCTACCTTGCCATCTGCCACCCTTTAAGGTACAGCGCCATCATGAGCAGTGACAACTGCCGGAAACTCATTGTTGGCTCATGGGCATTTGGGTTTTTAGACCACATCCTATCTGTTTTTCTTATATCTCAGTTAAAGTTTTGCAGAATATCTTCCATCATTAACCACTTTTTCTGTGATGCATCTGCTCTCCTTCATTTGTCCTGCTCAGACACATGGGTAGTTAGGAATGTACTTTTTGGTTCTGCTATCCCTACTATTCTAGGCTCATTTATTGTCACGGTATCCTcttacttttttatacttttatctaTCTATGGTATTTCATCAGCACAGggcagaagaaaaatgttctcaACTTGCTCCTCACACTTTGTGGTAGTTTCCATTGTTTACGGCAGCTGCATTTTTCTCTATATCAGGACTGACGAGTCTCGGTCTTCCAGTACAGAGAAGGCTGTATCTGTCTTTAATAGTATTTTCCTTCCATGTCTTAATCCGTTTATTTATACTTTAAGAAATGAAATGATAAAGAATATTCTAAAGGGCTTCTGGAGGACAAATGTACGTCTCTGTGTCAAAGACTAGTGGCTAAAGCACAAAACTTTATGTGAATAAAtacaattctttatttaataaaataaaatactttacagtatttaaaaatgtaacatcaCTGGAAAATCTGCTAATACTGAACATTTATTTATCATGTGACATAGGAGTTATATTCCGTTAAAAATAAGtcatttttgctttatattttcatttcattgttATGCCACTCACTGCAACTCTTTATTTCTGTCTTCCATTCCTATTCTATATGTAAGGATTCGTCAGACATATGGGTCTTGGTAATTCTAGATATCTTACATTAATTGCAACAACACTGCACTTTGATTGTCAATGCTGTCCAAGTGCCAAGTAGGGCAGTAACCTTTGAAAGGATAGACAATAGATATGGTGCCAAGTTATACTTTCCGAAGTgtcagggcaccgaacgctggcgaagttgcgctagcattactgcgccaagcaaatctaagttgcgctagcgttgcctaatatgcatacggcgggaagttaaagttcaatggacgtataagttacagcaaatacattacactacacaagcccgggaaaccttaataaaataaagttgttatattgccctacacatgagcatagtgtatagtttatgtgccatttggtaacaaatgtagggtggaagccggttaccccaaaaaaaatgtacgcttttttgcagcctatcaccctgaaaaatggaaaagacgctagcttttttgggacttagaaaaattttcaactatttttttaggaactcctatctactctattgcacttcgcctggtctgaggtggcgaacgcaagtctggcgcaagaggtaacgttcagtaaaatccgcatcttagtaatTTTGCCTaattacgtccattcaccagagagcaaattcgccaggcattagggagtgaagtgccgctagagtctatctccttcgctagtgaagttacgcccgcgaccgttagtaaatcagcgaagttctgaaattacgtcacgctggttagtcactttgccctttagtaagttTGCCCCATTGTGAACTGGTCTGTTATTGGTAGAATAGCTGCACTCCCACCTTGGGACAGCGCTGAAAAATAGTACAATAAAGTAAGCTATGAAtgatacatgaaaaaaaattagtcCTGCAAATGCATAACTACTGTAACTACTGTATTTGTGATATAATGCCAATTATTATGAActgcaaacttttaaaaataatagctAATGCTAATATGCCAACCACAGAACCCTGTGGGTGCTAAACTAGAGTGCTGTTCCTCCAAAGTACATTTTGTATTCTGCCAAAATGATGTAGAAAATACTGTTGATTTTGGGACAAATGGCATCTATACTAAATCAGGCCAAAATGCAGCCTTAGTATACAATGTCAATGTCGAATTTATATAACTTTAAGTAGACATGAACCTCTCTCATTGACTCTGCTGCTGAGCTAAGTCCTCTCTTATACATCTTTCAGTCTCTCATCCAGACAACTACCTTTatctgctgaaaaacgcaaatactgTCATTGTGTTGCGGATTTGCCCATCTATTGCAACCAAAAAAAGTAGAGGTGCTCTAGACTTTACCAGACTTCTATGTATATCatatgtatgtaactccatatgttctatgtaccaaaaaacacacaaagtagtgctacacacacactctctcaccgctctttgcagtgtcgggtgccgtctgtgaccctgtctgcccaggtctggttcacgtacaagaaaatacttcagcagcactccgattatggtgaaaaaattggtactttattcgtgcctcaagctaagcgacttttcgagcttttccagccctttatcaagcttccatatgttctatgtatatacttcatgtgatttagttgtataatcacatttactttacagtgctacacaatatgttggcgctatataaatacatgttaataataataatcataaagctgcaatagtgcaaaggATGCTAGTTACAATGTACATTGAAACCTCTAAACTATAGATATCAGTGGCACAACAAATTATAACAATACCCCTGGACACTGTTGTATGACTCCCCAGGGAGATCCGCTCTACTTCCATCGCTTACAATCCTATCATTTTGGAAATCCTGGAAACTTGGGACAACTAAACAAAAACTGATACATACCAGAATGACTCCACTTTCATAAAATAAGGATGTCTCCGgggttaaagggcaattcattttaaaaactgaGCTTAAGccatccatgggggcagccattcaaaggaaaaaagtctcaggttacacagcagatagcagataaactctgtagaacataatggttttatgtgttatccattatttaacctgtgcatttagccttttttcaattttcgcaattgctacacagcagcttgtttatatgaactatagtagtgtttctaaagcacaCAGATACGTTTTATCTGAGCAAGGCaacgctacattatattttatttattttaaaacatttgcttttttgttgttactgtattTTAATTGAAGGATGGCAGGGAGCTCAAAAAGATAGAAAATATCCTCCCTCAAGTTTGTATAGTCTCTTTGGACAGATTACTTCTATACCAAATTCAAAATGTTCCCAAAACAAAAAGTGACAGAGACACTGACAACATTAGACTACACCATTTGAGCAATTATTCACTAGATCACAGTGCCTCCCtctctataatatatatcattatcCATGACTCCCTGACTCCTGCTATGAAAAGAAACAATGGGAAAAAATTGGTCCGGAGGAGGAATGccattggtggaaaaaaaaacatttaaaacagccATATGTACTAGATTTaagtaaaaataattacaaaatactgttttagtggtaaaaatttgctaaaatacattttgactttCCTGATACATGCAAGAGATGGAAAGGTGGGAGAGACTCTTATAAATATCATCGactttttctcaggaaaaaaaaaccttgacatttgagtgtaaaaatttttttgacgtgcaacgatttttttttttatcccactaGAGTCTATGGCTATGGGGTGtcatttttgctgtgaaacttggcaaaaatgtggCTAATCagtactattaacatcttcaaatagttcaagggacctttgccattgacttcttcatgaactcagcaggttttaggcggcaaatattcaaattagaactgtttccagggtcaaggtgtgataaatttcacattcaaattcgagagttttaaattcaaaattgtgagttttgacaaaaaaaaaatcaaaaattaaaatttaccatagtaaatctgccctaaatgttgTTTGCAACACTTTCTGGTCAGTTGCCCTGTGACTAAAGAGGTGTATAGTCAGTTGGCAGCAGCTTTTAAAGTTACCACCTTAAACAACTTGACCTATTCAGAGTCAGCCTATGGGTTTTCTGCCAGGCAACATCTACTGGACCGTGAGACCCTCTACATTACTAATTGCCTGCACACGTTACCagtgtaacaactcaccctggtggtctagtggtgcggcggggacacccgccacgccATCAGAGGGGACACCCCCCTTGCCGCTCCTCTTCTTCTGTGTGCACTGGTAACTAGGGCATGTACGGTGCGCTTCTTCTGTATGcatgctggcgtgatgacgccagagcgcaattcaaatgtatttaaaggcacattttgtattttctcactgcccgttataggtttcttCCTTGTgatttcctggtgcctctgtgctttTTAAGCTTCTgatatctgattacctgttgtgacccctgcctgtttgtgactatcctgacttctgaaatcctgacctctgcctggtatCCGACTCTGCTGTattgattgatctcctggtttaacccttgcctgtctgactccattTGCACTTtacctgccccgacccggcctgatttgactacgctttctgtctacaccttgtactgtgaccttctgcccaaaagactttgctttcccgttgtgcccctttgctcgtccagaaccctttacttggcacctctcttaataagacctggtggcatccgattagttgagggctcctcccaaggtgaatggcggctgttaaaggcagaagcaagagctgagaacagggtgtttagcataggttctggatttagggtgccgaccgtgacaacctGTTCTGGCAGCATAGGCGTAGGAGATCCTTTGACTATTCTGGTGCTACTCATGATAACATTGTTAGGGCAactctggctcagttgagtttcctAAAGGAAAATGCGATAAGAAGGTCTGTGGCTAATGAAAAGAGATGACGATGGGTGTACCTTCCTCCTTCGTAAACTTGCCATCTTGTCATATGGTATATGAAAACTGttgcattgcatatatatattgtttcacaCGCTCTGATACTGCTTTCCATTTATGTTCAGCACAGAGTACAAGGAGAGATATGTCCTGCAAATGCTTTCTTTTGTTACTCATGCAATTCTGGATGAGTGTGGGCCAGTTtggatattgtttttgttttggggaggtataaaggccatatggacaaaaacaagactttgcaagtttggccTTGTTAATTGGTGGTTTGGTGGAGGGTTTTGGACCATTacctatggacagagggatggactctgcagGCAGGAGGGTATATGGGTGGGTTTTGTTGCATTGTTGATTTGCTGATATTATGTTATGTTTGaaataatgtaagtgtattttttataataaaaatccctaAATGTTGTTTGCTGAATATTTGCTGAATGGTTTGACAGAGGGAATTGAGGCATGTAAAGGGGGCAGGGTTGTCATCAGGCTTTGTCACAGGAAGTTTCTTTTAAACGTGAAGACATGATTATGTTTCTAAACTTGATTTGTGAATAAAGACTTACAGTAAAACATAGATTAAACCtacagtatacacatatatatttatggacATTGTATATGCAGTATAGACTAACTACCGTGGTGGGATTAGGAGAGGGAAACCCCAAAAGTGTTTCAAATACCTTAGTTTGACCCAGATTTCAACTAACAAGTATCCCTTGACCTGTTTTACTAACTCCACCATTTTATGTTCTCCCCTTATTCCCAAAATGTCCTTTGTAGTCTATATAGCTGATCTATTATGGAACAAATATACATATACCGAATTAATATACATTgcagaaaaacaaatacatatttgaaaTTAACAGCACAagtgcatattttataaaatgggtaACTCACTTTAAACAGGCTTATCCCCTATAGTGGTAGAGTAATAGTTATAGCATGTCCtgctcatataaataaatataactatatGGATAGatctcctttatttttttatacatttctgatcttccattttattttatttagtctagacaaattgtttaaaattggATGAACTCTTTAAATGAGTGAGCATTATGACCAAATTTTGTAACAGTACCTGGttacctggtagtctagtggggcaGCGGGGATGCTCGCAGCTGCTTCCCTAGGATTTGGCGCATGTATTCATGCACGCACATGTCCTAACAGATTTGGCGTGCATCAGTTTGTTTGGGGCACGCTTCTGACAAAATTCTAGGCTATGTTCATTTGTTCACTGCCCAACGTAGGCACATTATAGatcctgggtgcgcttctagtCTGTGTTCTCTGTtccttgacctctgcctgtctatGACCACCACTGCCTCAACCGACCTTTGTCTGTTACTGACTATTCTTTTGGTTCCCGACTCTGTACTGCGTTGACTAATTGCTTTTGACCCAGGCCTGTTTCTTCAACTATGTTTAGCTCTTTCCCCGTTACTCCAGTCACATGTTCTGGgttccttgcctgcccagaactctcgcctTGGTTCTCTCGATTTAAAACCTGGCATCCAAGTAGCGAAGGGCATCTCTCGACATGAAAGGCatctgttataggcagaagagtgagctgtCAGggaccttggcatttgttctgggtttggaatATCGAACCTGACAAATTTCTTCTATAATCTGCCAACCCTTGCTTGGTTATTGGCTGGAGTCACTGCTGTCTCAGTACCAAAGTTGATGATTTTCAGCAGAATTATCCACAATAGAATTGCCATCCATTTCCTTTATACATCTTTGTGCTTGTTTTATTTCCTACAAAATGTACCACTGACTTTATAAGTTTATGCCATGTAACATAATTGTGAAAATGTTCAGAATTTCTCAGTATAAAATCAACAAGACACCTTTGTACAGTAAATATTCCATcaatgaagaataataataactaagccaACTATATTAAACCAACTTTTACACAAAAGTTAAGTATtcataaatatgtgtttttaaaataaattgttgaaAAGAAATATTTAAGCACCCAAATCTTTGCCTTACATTTGGTTGATATGTAAAAGACTAAACATTGCTTTGGAAACCTCCTCTCTTTGTTGAATTCTTCACCTTGTACCATTGTTTCTTGGGGAATGGGACCAGTGAAAAATTAGGAATAATTTATGACAGCAAGTGCAATTGTATCAAAAGACGCACCTTGTACTTTCATATAGTTGATGCTCAGAGCTACTATCTTCCTCCTGCCTCCTGTTGGAAAGCAAGTGCATCTAGCGATACAGGGGCactctggagctactgccacctctgaAGGTTGTTAGCTCCGGGGGTTCCCAGTGCGGGCTATGATAAACACAGCAGACTTGTACCTGAAGAATCGGccaaacatgttattttgacggCAAGTGCTAGACAATTTTGATGCACAGGCTGCAATTGTACTGGGCACATCTCAACCTTGCGACTCACAATGACTTTCAGACACTGGACTGTGTCTGAAAATTGGACTTTGTATAAAATGTCCTCTATTTTCCACAGACCCAATATGTATATACTTTCCAAAAGACAGGAAATCATATCTTGGTTCTATGTTCTGCTATCATCTTCATATTTCAAACACTGTGGTGTTTACGTCAAGTTGCAATCATTTATTAGTATGAAAAGCCATAGAAAATTGTCAGTGTTAAAAAGACTGGGAATGATATTTTCTCTTTACAATAGTGCCCCCCAAACGGCCCCAGCCTACTAGGAGTCCAACTCTGATAATGGAAAAGCTTCATCAATCATGCAGGGCTGCAGGTGGCACGATCCTTCAAATCCACCAAACCCCCAGTCCAGCACGAGCAAAGGAACAGTACCTGCCA
This region includes:
- the LOC108697005 gene encoding olfactory receptor 6F1 — translated: MPSTNLTEFILLGLPYRRRIQTCVFAVFLCVYILSLFGNLIIIAITCTYRQLQTPMYFFLTSLAFLDILFISSTVPKLLSILVGGNQVISLSGCLIQLYVYISLGGTEFFLLAAMSIDRYLAICHPLRYSAIMSSDNCRKLIVGSWAFGFLDHILSVFLISQLKFCRISSIINHFFCDASALLHLSCSDTWVVRNVLFGSAIPTILGSFIVTVSSYFFILLSIYGISSAQGRRKMFSTCSSHFVVVSIVYGSCIFLYIRTDESRSSSTEKAVSVFNSIFLPCLNPFIYTLRNEMIKNILKGFWRTNVRLCVKD